The Lates calcarifer isolate ASB-BC8 linkage group LG11, TLL_Latcal_v3, whole genome shotgun sequence genomic sequence GTATACACAGACACCCTGCAGAGATTATTTGTTATGTACTTGTGTATTTAAACCTATCTGTATCTGACTAAAGCCAGCTGGAATTTGATGCATCTGATAAAGGATCCACCTGCGTTCACAAAAAGTTTGTCAGTCGATTTGTGCTCATGTTAAAGTTCAATCCCAACATTACATGGATTAAGAATGACTGGTGTCTATTGAACCAGGAGCACAAGGTATCACTTCACTATCATGTAACATTAGAAATTTAACTCATTTGAAACCTGAAGTGTATTTCATCTGCCTTGATACTCTGCCTTTGACAAAAATCATACAAAAACCTCACAGCAACTtctagattttattttttttgttcgaaaaaaaaatcacctgcaTCTTCACATTCGTTTCCTGCAACACCATGAGacccattatttatttatttatttttacatctgtttgCAAGTAGAACCAACAACTTACATAAGAAACACTTTAAGTAGGGGTTATTTCCCCAGTCATCGtcataatcatcatcactgcagctccaacatGCACCCTGAAACCTCAGACTTTAACTGGCGTTTACTGCACAGGGCTCCATGTGCTGTATGAGGTGAAATTTTAGCTGCTAGgctcatttttcatgtttgctaATAAAACTGCATGTTTGATGTCACTTTCTAAATATAACCTAATAAATAGCATCATATTAGAGATGTTATTTcattaaatgacacaaaaacaaagagcctGACAGTGTTTGCCATGTGCATGTAAAGTTGTGGCTGTATTTGTTGTatgttattgtattatttttatttatatttttaagacTTCCTGTGAGATTCCCCAAAGCAAAGCCTGCTTAATGAGCTCTGATTTTGACCTAAGCCCTTGCAGACTTTTGGGAATATTCATTAAATCTGAGTTAGTGAGGGTGGACGTTGGAACTGGGACATGGTTAAATCAAGAGGTGTCATTACAAATCTGATCCCTGCTGATAAATGTGTCGAGTAAAGCCCCGTCAGAATGCCTTCAACCTCTCTGTACCAGTCCAGCCTCattcaaaatgactgaatttttttcccctccaacTGAGCTGGTTATTATCAGTCtatgtttctttctctgcttcttctgtTAGTGCAGTAAGCTGGGGAGGAGGATTCATGAAAGTTAATACAGATGAGAAGACCCCCAGACGCCAACTCTGGCATACACATCTTCTTCAAGCAGCGCTGTAACATCTTCATAGTGACTGGTAGAACAGAGGGATGGAtgagaaatttttaaaaaagacacaggGTCAAGCATGACAAGAGAAAGCTTAACAGAAGCCCTTATCTGGTGTACACTTTTGGTATTTATTACCTCATCTTTTTGagcctttttcctctttaaaatattttttgatcatttttttttttatctctaaaACTTAAGgatgacagatttattttaattgcaaAAAGCACTTCCAACATttaggaataaaataaaaccgAAGGGTCTAGTCTGTATGTGTTAGGGCATAATCCGCAGTTAAGTTTGATATTATTTACAGGTATTGTACGGTTTGTAGGTATGCCAACAGTAAGTGTTTGGTATAAAGTAATCTGTGCAAACTgttcttgtgtgtatgtgtttggtaCAATCAAGACAGCTTTCAGATGTAATACAGTTGTTTGCGATGGTAACTACAATGGCTTAAGGTCCATGTGAttgagggaggaggaagagctggagaCTCTCCTCCGCCTCCCCGCCTGGCAGCGGTAGtgcaggtcaaagttcaaaaggtcaaaaagtaaaaatgggCGGTGGGTTTTTCCTTTCCTGAAGCAGGAAgtcatcagtctgtcagtcaggtGGTCAGTGCGATGGTGCGGTCTCCTGGCCTGTTGGTGACACTTGTTTATGGCGTAAAGGGATGTCACTGCAGCACCAACCCAACCTGAGGAAGAAAAGGTTGGAGCTGTTAGGAAAGCAACTTTTTGGAAACCTTACAGGGGTACAGGCTTCTGCAGggtacacaaaataaaatgtaagacTTTTAAAGACTTTAGGGATAATAGGGACTGGAATTATTTATCACTATAtcaccccccaccaccatcaccttcaatttaattaatgaaattaatgtAGTTTGGACTTAAGCAGAAAAAAGATGGATAAAGCACTGAATAAGCCTCCATGCTACTGTGGCTGCAAGAACAATCCACTGTCAAAACAATCTCACTTCTGTGTACAACATCCTCTGACAGCCTGCAATCTgtagcaaaaacattttataacattCCTGCCTAGGACAGACTAGATGCAATGCTTTTTCAGACTTAAACACCTGCAGATGAGCTGAGGTTATGATACTGCCCATTATAAAACTCAGACGTCACAAAAAACATACCTTTTCTGACCCCATGCTGGGACACTTCCAATTGTACAGATAATACTGTAGATTCCCGTCACCGATGCCAAACTTAAGCTTCTCCAAGAAAGTCTTGTTTTCCATTAGATCCAGTGCATTGAAGACGTCAAACCCTTTCTGGATAACGAGAAAAGGAGAAAGCCCCCATTAGTTCATAAAGAGCAAACATTTAGCAGAACAGGAATTCATGGGATTGAACTGAAGAGGAACACACTGATTTGGCCAGGATGAGGGCATCAGACATCAGGTCGAGCAGGGGGGTGGTGGTGTGCACGTTGTAGAAGGAGTAGGCTGCTTTTAGACTGCGGTGCACAGGGTGGTTCATGATGGTGGAGGGCAGTGTATAGAAACTCAGGAAATCTGTCACTTTGCCATCGTTCTGTCATGAGaacaacaaacacttttaaaaagCCTATTAGATAGAAGGACTGTGTTTAAGAAAGAATTATTTAAAGAAATGACAGGATGTCGGGTAAAATTCTCTGGTGTATCTTTTACCTCCACCAGGTAAGTGTCGATAATGTTCTCCCGGGGCAGCAGCCAGTGTGAAACCTCTTCCTGGTTCATGACAGGCACCAGGTTGAACTGGCTAAGGTACTCACGAAGGAGGCGGTGCACCACTGGCACATCCTTCTTGGTCATCGGCCGCAGACCTGAAGTCTTCGGGGCCTGAAGGAGAAGGCGTGGACAAGGAGAATAAAGGCATGCTCACGGGAGGGGCCATTCTCATATTTTtattgtaagtgtgtgtgtgttttcaccaaCCTCAGGCAGACGGTACAACTTCATGGTGCGCTGCATAGTCATGTTCCTGCTCAGGTGGGAGAACTTCACCTCGATTAGTTTGCGTGGGTTCAAAGAACGATGCCAGTACCTGTGCAAAGAATTATGATTAAGTAAGAGTCAACTGATACTgtgaaagaagaataaaaaatacttCTCTGTCAGACTCACCTGCATGTGCCCACAGGTTTGGGCAGTACCACTCCAGCAGTGTATACAGCCTGAAAGATGCCCTGCAGGTTGACCCGTCTGGTGATCTCTCTGATCAGAACCGGAGCGACTCGTTTGGAGCGAAGCTTCTTGTGGACGCAGAGGAAATTGATCTCaaccattttcttttctctaaaatatacacacatacaaaacaaataaatacacacattacacTAGAATTACCAATTACCACACATTATTACACTGTCATTTCAGAATTAATTTTACAACATTATACTTAAAGTAACTTCTTCTACAAGGTCTTCTCTGGCTTCAAAACAATATTTATGCAGATATGAGGTGCAGTGAAATAAAAGGAAGTTGATCTTTCATCACCTGATTTCATGTAGCATGTGCTGTAAATTGGAAATGTCAGCCCATACTGTTTATTCAATTTTCCTACCACACGGTTGCATTCACTTACATGTCATAGATGCGGATAGTGGCAGGAATGGCACTGATAAAGCCCACCAGCTTCTGGTTGGAGTTAACCCTCACTCCACAATGCCACTGGGGCAACCAACCAGGAGGCCGCAGGGCCCTGAAGAAGAGATGAGTCAGTCAGTCGAATGTAACACATTCATCTACTGAGTCCTTTATTAAAAATGGAATAAAGAAAATTATTAATTGTCCAATATTCCACATAACACTGAACATTTCAATTTAAGATCCTTGTCAGGTGTAAAATTGGAAAAATTACAGATCTGAAAAGAATTACCAGAGCAGGAACTCAGGGGAGTAGTCAAATCTGAACATGTTGTCATCATCTTCCACATAGTTCTCATTGAGAAGAGTGTAAAGCTCCTTGAGCTGGTTttagagaaaaagacagagtcTGACAGTAAGTCATGATGTTTCTGAAAACAGGAGAGTACTGTGATAAAACCATGATCAGAAGACAGACTGAGTAAGGATTGTTCAACTCTTTAAAAGACACCAAAAGTAAACAACCTTCCAGGACACATTATCTAAAGTCTATATGGAAAATCAGTCAATACGTTTGTTTTAGTGTATACCAGTTACACCACTGTTTCCTCTTAGATTATAGTTTTCATCTGCAAAATCGAGTTTACAGATCTCAGCTTTGGATTTCAACAGATGCACTAAATTATTGTGATCAtaaacaatcacacaaacaagaaGAGGACAGCTGTGAATGAAGGACTCCGTCAGATTAGcactgagatgaaaataaactagatttctgacaaaataaagcaaagagCACTAAGAGTCCAGGAAATATTTGCCTACAGATGAATTCCTCATGTGCATCCCTGCTacgagtgtgtgtttttatactCTCTTACCACAGCAGGGTCCCCCAAGTCAAGGGTGTCCCAGCTGAAGCCCTGTGGGAGGCTGTAGGGCTCCTCTCTGATGTGGTCTTTGTCAGGTTCAATGGAGCCATGTGATGTCACCGTCTCccctgaaggaaaacaaaacgGTTTCTGACATGAAGCACAGGAACCTGGACACATGCCATTCACATTGGTTTTTTGAGTTTTAGAGACgtgaaaacaaatgtcataCCTAGCTTGGGCACAGGCTGTGTGTCCCAGAACTGGTAACTCCTCCGACTTGCCTCCTCCATGGTTTTGGCAGGACCTTGGCCTACAGAGAACAGTTCAATGGCCTTTTGGATCTCCTGTAGCTTATCAGCTGGCAATGAATTCACCTGTTTGGACAGGAAAGAGGAGTTCATTTAGCACAAAAAGAGAGATACAAAgcaaaagcacagaaaaattaaaaagggtCAATTCACCAAATAAATGATTATATTCTACACAAATAGAGTTGGTGCAAGTTGTGAAATATGCAGTGTGTAATCAGCTGAGTGCTGCACTGTGAGTCAGTACATAATTCTCAATATGCTGCAGTCCACAAGAGTATGCTTTACACCCAACTGTTTTTTCCATCCTGTAGTAACACTCTAACAACTCAAAATTTTGGCAACTCACACCTGAACAATACtattcttgttttcattttgcattttggactaactgactttttaatttaaaatgtgttactTCAAAAATTACAGAATTCGTGCCTTGGCAAGGGTGTCCTGAGCTGCTTCTGTGGCAccagatttcttcttctttttctgcttctttttcttcttcttggcgCCAGTGTCGTCAGCCAGACCCCTGTCACTGAAACAGGACAGAAATAGAAGGTGTCTGTATTAGTCTGCCATCCCAGAGGAAAGTCACGTCCTGgtcaaaatgtactttttaaaatctctaCCTGGGATATGCTTACAGCACAATAGCCAGGATTATCAACGCTGCAATTTACACCCttttgtattaaaatattatGCACATACTGATCCTATCAGCccaattaaaaatattaaaccaTTTAATGCGTATCTAGATATCCCTGAGGAGGATACTTAAATACAGCAATTCTAAACTAGCCAGGTCAAAACAGAAAACCTTCACTGATGCAATTATACATGTAATGCAGGGCTGTAACTAAGAATATTGTCATTGTCAATTAGTCTGccaattttttttattcaatcAATCATTAGGCCAActaaatattcacacacagcttccCAGAGTCCAAGATCATAAATTCAAATAccttgttttatctgaccaacAATCTAAAACTCAAAAGATTTTCAAATTCATCATCACATCAGACAAATAAAGACAGCAAATCCAATGGTAGAGAAGCTGATTCAGCAAACATCTGATGTTTCTACTTGAAAAACAGTTTATCAATTATCAGAGtagctgattaattttctgtacCTCTACTAATCTTTTCAGCTCTACATACAGAAATCCTGGACACCAAAATCCTAAACAATTAAAGACACTACTATTTGTTTCCAGCACCAGTTCATATTTAAGTAGTGGAACAAGGTCACTGTTTGTTGGGAGAGGTTCATCTAGGTGTAGTTTGAGAACCATTTCACAGTGACAGGCAAACACAGTTGTTTGTTTGCCTTGACAGTGTCAGGTATAGCCCTAGGACAggtaaaaaaacaactacactAGTCTAACAGAATGAAGTGTAACAAAGTCACAGGAAAGTGGCAGGACAGGTATTACACAGAGTACCAGCATCATACAGTATAATTCAGCAAACACAGGTTGTCCTGAACCAACCCCCCCCCGCCACAGCCTGTGTGTCATAACCCCCCCTTTTCTGATCAGTTCACACTCAAGGAGccacacacccccacccacgTATCCCATCCTCTGGTCTGGGAAAGACTGCATACTTACAGAGGATAATCTCATTAGTGTCCAAGAGAAGAGGGAGGCCAAGCACTGGCCTGTATTTGTAACACCAGCACAGATGGTGAATCACATGACCTCTGGAAGAAGTGTGTGTGGTATCTACGTGTGTGTACGTATGTATGTACAAGAGGTCAGTGAGTGACTGGGACAATgaacaacaaaacattcaaTAGTTTGTTCCACAGGCTTCCACTTCAACAGAGTGGACCAGTTAACAGCCAGAACtattctttgtttctgtgtgcaggGGAATAGCATATTTTGCTGGAAAAGAGCAGTAGTGAAACTCACATTTGCTTCacttaaaccaaaaaaaaaaaaaaaaaggggtcATCAGTTTCCTCTTACAGCAACAGTGGGTCAGGCAGAAAAATACCTATTTCTGTGACTGATTTCccaatattttgtgttttttcttacGAAATACTGGACACTCACCTCTTCAGGGCTCTAAAATTTAGGGTTTGGTAGAACAATCTTAAAGGTCTTGTAAGGatatcaaatatataaaaataagtATCCGTAACATGTAAGATCACATCATGGACACATGAACACTCATTGCAGCAGTATTTGCACCTCTGCcaatgttgtgtgtatgtgtgcacagtgATAACCTCTTTGACTCTTTAGCTAGAGAATTCACaaaattaacatgttatttgTCATTATATACTAGAATTTGTTAAAATATGCATGTGATtatgtatttaacaaaacagtaaacagaaatTAGGCCATATTTGGCAAATTATTCAGAGGTAACTCAAATATAATCTACTAGAGATCCTACAAATTAAACAGTTTAAGAAGGAAAATTCAATCTGTGGTCAATCTGCTGAAAGCTCATGACCATACTAAAAGGTCAAAACTTATGAAAAGGGATCACAAGTAGACACTTGTGTCTAAGAGCCAGAAAAGATGGGGTACTTCTCTTTAAGCAGCACTTCCTCGATTTCCCATTTGCTCCAATAAATAGAAAACGCACTTACATTGACCAGGACACGCCTTGATATTTGCAAGCTTAGCCTCCTTTCATGTGTGTCACCGTTTGGTAAACATTAACAGAAGCCAGAGCCAAGCAAAGTAAGATTTTCATTAAAGCCTGTTTTTCAGCAAGAGCCACTCAGAGCTAGGCTGC encodes the following:
- the nmt1a gene encoding glycylpeptide N-tetradecanoyltransferase 1 produces the protein MKMADENETAPMPEREDVEDHGHCSDCENEEHHFDDGDRGLADDTGAKKKKKKQKKKKKSGATEAAQDTLAKVNSLPADKLQEIQKAIELFSVGQGPAKTMEEASRRSYQFWDTQPVPKLGETVTSHGSIEPDKDHIREEPYSLPQGFSWDTLDLGDPAVLKELYTLLNENYVEDDDNMFRFDYSPEFLLWALRPPGWLPQWHCGVRVNSNQKLVGFISAIPATIRIYDIEKKMVEINFLCVHKKLRSKRVAPVLIREITRRVNLQGIFQAVYTAGVVLPKPVGTCRYWHRSLNPRKLIEVKFSHLSRNMTMQRTMKLYRLPEAPKTSGLRPMTKKDVPVVHRLLREYLSQFNLVPVMNQEEVSHWLLPRENIIDTYLVENDGKVTDFLSFYTLPSTIMNHPVHRSLKAAYSFYNVHTTTPLLDLMSDALILAKSKGFDVFNALDLMENKTFLEKLKFGIGDGNLQYYLYNWKCPSMGSEKVGLVLQ